The following are from one region of the Nymphalis io chromosome 21, ilAglIoxx1.1, whole genome shotgun sequence genome:
- the LOC126776703 gene encoding prothoracicostatic peptide isoform X3, with protein MRCCVAALCVALTLTLAVVAAADAPHDAPPPQPDTDMELTEEDKRAWSSLHGGGGWGKRGWQDMSSAWGKRGWQDLNSAWGKRGWQDLNSAWGKRGWQDLNSAWGKRGWQDLNTAWGKRAWRDLYQTPWGKRGWQDLNSAWGKRGWQDMSSAWGKRGWQDMSSAWGKRAPEKWSNFHGSWGKRSGAEPDYEDYEIAYEHLIPVQQMEADRLAMDAPEKKAWSSLHGAWGKRPMKQAQYNNDGATGDEA; from the exons ATGCGTTGCTGCGTAGCCGCGCTTTGTGTAGCGCTGACGCTGACGCTGGCTGTGGTGGCCGCGGCCGACGCTCCTCATGATGCGCCACCACCTCAG CCGGACACCGACATGGAATTAACGGAAGAAGATAAGAGAGCCTGGTCAAGTCTCCATGGCGGCGGCGGATGGGGTAAGCGTGGCTGGCAAGACATGAGCTCCGCCTGGGGCAAACGTGGCTGGCAAGATCTAAATTCTGCTTGGGGCAAGCGTGGCTGGCAAGATCTTAATTCAGCATGGGGCAAACGCGGCTGGCAAGACTTAAATTCGGCCTGGGGAAAGAGGGGCTGGCAAGATTTGAATACCGCTTGGGGTAAACGCGCATGGAGGGATTTATACCAGACTCCGTGGGGCAAGAGAGGCTGGCAAGATCTTAACTCTGCATGGGGCAAGCGTGGCTGGCAAGACATGAGCTCTGCATGGGGCAAGCGTGGCTGGCAAGACATGAGCTCCGCCTGGGGTAAACGTGCACCT GAAAAGTGGTCGAACTTCCACGGTTCTTGGGGCAAGCGATCCGGAGCCGAGCCTGACTACGAAGATTACGAAATCGCCTACGAACACCTAATCCCCGTTCAACAG ATGGAAGCTGATCGCTTAGCTATGGACGCTCCTGAAAAGAAAGCATGGTCATCGCTGCACGGCGCTTGGGGCAAGCGACCCATGAAGCAAGCGCAGTACAACAACG
- the LOC126776703 gene encoding prothoracicostatic peptides isoform X2, translating into MRCCVAALCVALTLTLAVVAAADAPHDAPPPQPDTDMELTEEDKRAWSSLHGGGGWGKRGWQDMSSAWGKRGWQDLNSAWGKRGWQDLNSAWGKRGWQDLNSAWGKRGWQDLNTAWGKRAWRDLYQTPWGKRGWQDLNSAWGKRGWQDMSSAWGKRGWQDMSSAWGKRAPEKWSNFHGSWGKRSGAEPDYEDYEIAYEHLIPVQQMEADRLAMDAPEKKAWSSLHGAWGKRPMKQAQYNNGAYYWKREPGWTNLRGMWGKRSPASNMPLDDEHATGDEA; encoded by the exons ATGCGTTGCTGCGTAGCCGCGCTTTGTGTAGCGCTGACGCTGACGCTGGCTGTGGTGGCCGCGGCCGACGCTCCTCATGATGCGCCACCACCTCAG CCGGACACCGACATGGAATTAACGGAAGAAGATAAGAGAGCCTGGTCAAGTCTCCATGGCGGCGGCGGATGGGGTAAGCGTGGCTGGCAAGACATGAGCTCCGCCTGGGGCAAACGTGGCTGGCAAGATCTAAATTCTGCTTGGGGCAAGCGTGGCTGGCAAGATCTTAATTCAGCATGGGGCAAACGCGGCTGGCAAGACTTAAATTCGGCCTGGGGAAAGAGGGGCTGGCAAGATTTGAATACCGCTTGGGGTAAACGCGCATGGAGGGATTTATACCAGACTCCGTGGGGCAAGAGAGGCTGGCAAGATCTTAACTCTGCATGGGGCAAGCGTGGCTGGCAAGACATGAGCTCTGCATGGGGCAAGCGTGGCTGGCAAGACATGAGCTCCGCCTGGGGTAAACGTGCACCT GAAAAGTGGTCGAACTTCCACGGTTCTTGGGGCAAGCGATCCGGAGCCGAGCCTGACTACGAAGATTACGAAATCGCCTACGAACACCTAATCCCCGTTCAACAG ATGGAAGCTGATCGCTTAGCTATGGACGCTCCTGAAAAGAAAGCATGGTCATCGCTGCACGGCGCTTGGGGCAAGCGACCCATGAAGCAAGCGCAGTACAACAACG GAGCGTATTACTGGAAGAGGGAGCCCGGCTGGACGAACCTAAGGGGCATGTGGGGCAAGCGGTCTCCAGCGAGCAACATGCCCCTAGACGACGAACACG
- the LOC126776703 gene encoding prothoracicostatic peptides isoform X1, producing the protein MRCCVAALCVALTLTLAVVAAADAPHDAPPPQPDTDMELTEEDKRAWSSLHGGGGWGKRGWQDMSSAWGKRGWQDLNSAWGKRGWQDLNSAWGKRGWQDLNSAWGKRGWQDLNTAWGKRAWRDLYQTPWGKRGWQDLNSAWGKRGWQDMSSAWGKRGWQDMSSAWGKRAPEKWSNFHGSWGKRSGAEPDYEDYEIAYEHLIPVQQMEADRLAMDAPEKKAWSSLHGAWGKRPMKQAQYNNGAYYWKREPGWTNLRGMWGKRSPASNMPLDDEHDGATGDEA; encoded by the exons ATGCGTTGCTGCGTAGCCGCGCTTTGTGTAGCGCTGACGCTGACGCTGGCTGTGGTGGCCGCGGCCGACGCTCCTCATGATGCGCCACCACCTCAG CCGGACACCGACATGGAATTAACGGAAGAAGATAAGAGAGCCTGGTCAAGTCTCCATGGCGGCGGCGGATGGGGTAAGCGTGGCTGGCAAGACATGAGCTCCGCCTGGGGCAAACGTGGCTGGCAAGATCTAAATTCTGCTTGGGGCAAGCGTGGCTGGCAAGATCTTAATTCAGCATGGGGCAAACGCGGCTGGCAAGACTTAAATTCGGCCTGGGGAAAGAGGGGCTGGCAAGATTTGAATACCGCTTGGGGTAAACGCGCATGGAGGGATTTATACCAGACTCCGTGGGGCAAGAGAGGCTGGCAAGATCTTAACTCTGCATGGGGCAAGCGTGGCTGGCAAGACATGAGCTCTGCATGGGGCAAGCGTGGCTGGCAAGACATGAGCTCCGCCTGGGGTAAACGTGCACCT GAAAAGTGGTCGAACTTCCACGGTTCTTGGGGCAAGCGATCCGGAGCCGAGCCTGACTACGAAGATTACGAAATCGCCTACGAACACCTAATCCCCGTTCAACAG ATGGAAGCTGATCGCTTAGCTATGGACGCTCCTGAAAAGAAAGCATGGTCATCGCTGCACGGCGCTTGGGGCAAGCGACCCATGAAGCAAGCGCAGTACAACAACG GAGCGTATTACTGGAAGAGGGAGCCCGGCTGGACGAACCTAAGGGGCATGTGGGGCAAGCGGTCTCCAGCGAGCAACATGCCCCTAGACGACGAACACG